A single genomic interval of Zingiber officinale cultivar Zhangliang chromosome 4A, Zo_v1.1, whole genome shotgun sequence harbors:
- the LOC121970973 gene encoding uncharacterized protein LOC121970973: protein MARGRGIRSHCRKFSSKYISARCSLPSFRRPITTREGKMKKTPFTSEKKDWKGVSCPVCMEYPHNAVLLLCSSYKKGCRPYMCATSYRYSNCFEQLKKAHTKTTLVVEDQIHDLLPTRRKSEVTELACPLCRGQVKGWTVVEPARKYLNKKSRSCTQDECSFSGNYKELRKHVHASHPHAKPRVVDPVTDSKWRNMEYQQERADLISTIRSSMPRSVILGDYVIEMGVDDSNSNLSDFHDHLFDVASRMRDHQSIFSTFLRHEARRRLREAYARNLSIINQTDDDDDDEGED from the coding sequence ATGGCTAGGGGTAGGGGTATCAGAAGCCACTGCAGAAAATTTTCTTCGAAGTATATTTCAGCACGATGTTCATTACCTTCTTTTCGCCGACCTATAACGACAAGAGAaggaaaaatgaaaaagacaccctTTACTTCAGAAAAAAAGGACTGGAAGGGTGTCAGCTGCCCGGTTTGCATGGAGTACCCACACAATGCTGTTCTCCTTCTCTGCTCTTCTTACAAGAAAGGCTGCCGCCCCTACATGTGTGCGACCAGTTACCGCTACTCCAACTGTTTTGAACAATTGAAGAAGGCACACACTAAGACTACTTTGGTGGTCGAAGACCAGATCCATGATCTTCTGCCTACGAGGAGGAAATCTGAAGTAACTGAGCTAGCATGCCCGTTGTGCCGTGGCCAAGTGAAGGGATGGACGGTGGTGGAACCGGCACGCAAATATCTTAACAAGAAGAGCAGAAGCTGCACTCAGGACGAGTGCTCATTTTCAGGAAACTACAAGGAGCTCCGGAAACATGTGCATGCGTCTCACCCTCATGCAAAACCTCGAGTTGTGGATCCAGTAACTGACAGTAAATGGAGAAATATGGAGTATCAGCAGGAACGGGCAGATTTGATCAGCACGATAAGGTCTTCCATGCCTAGATCAGTGATACTGGGAGACTATGTGATAGAAATGGGCGTCGATGATTCAAATTCCAATCTTTCTGATTTTCACGATCATTTATTTGATGTTGCTAGCAGGATGAGGGATCATCAGAGTATCTTTAGTACATTCCTCCGCCACGAGGCTAGAAGGAGACTCAGGGAAGCCTATGCTCGCAACCTAAGCATCATTAATCAAACTGATGACGATGATGACGATGAAGGTGAAGATTAA